A window of the Besnoitia besnoiti strain Bb-Ger1 chromosome VI, whole genome shotgun sequence genome harbors these coding sequences:
- a CDS encoding Prp18 domain-containing protein (encoded by transcript BESB_069740), which produces MDLLKSIINKQKQAVSAEAEASGGKRWIQRGKAAQQLREEVQRKALEDEKKRKREEIERLQELARHLEAKKRKDTNAANHSEDVAVVHELMLNAEEAQPPLSKQEIFKKLRKLKEPVTLFGETDWQRYTRLCHLELLHHEDELMGGQRNAFLNPQDDDEEEEDEENHKETASVRRRAQEGDRASSTATSGSLHAESDPGGRAPTPADSGKDGVAAKVSETCGAGSPGAPPDTAAEARAKDGGSPEAEDEDENEVEDASSNPAEKKDRQCSKETTVTRWIRRMLQEWEAELKLRPDEKKSSAEGTLMTSLQRQTRKDLKPLIRKLKQKELDKDVLDKLFTMVQCCEERKYRSAHDTYMLLAIGNAAWPVGVTMVGIHERVGRSKLFSSQVAHILNDETTRKYIQMFKRLMSFCQRRYPADPSQTISLSTIHI; this is translated from the exons cggaggcggaggccagTGGGGGAAAGCGATGGATTCAGCGTGGAAAGGCcgcccagcagctgcgcgaggaggtgCAGCGGAAGGCCCTGGAGGATGAGAAGAAGCGTAAGAGGGAAGAGATTGAGAGGCTGCAG GAACTCGCGAGACAtctggaggcgaagaaaaggaaagatACGAATGCGGCCAATCACTCTGAGGACGTGGCTGTGGTTCATGAGCTGATGCTGA atgcagaagaggcgcagcctcCGTTGTCCAAGCAAGAGATCTTCAAGAAACTGCGGAAACTGAAAGAACCCGTCACGCTTTTTGGAGAGACGGACTGGCAGCG ATACACGCGCCTCTGTCACCTCGAGCTTCTGCACCACGAGGACGAGCTGATGGGCGGCCAGCGAAATGCGTTTCTCAATCCGCAGGACGatgacgaggaagaggaagatgaagaaaaCCACAAAG AGACCGCGAGCGTGCGTCGACGAGCGCAGGAAGGCGACAGGGCCTCTTCCACAGCGACAAGCGgttctctgcatgcagaaagCGACCCCGGGGGAAGAGCCCCGACGCCCGCGGACAGCGGAAAAGACGGCGTGGCTGCAAAGGTGTCGGAGACTTGCGGGGCGGGTAGTCCCGGAGCGCCGCCCGAcacggcggcggaagccagGGCAAAGGACGGCGGGTCGCCGGAggccgaggacgaagacgagaatgAAGTGGAGGACGCGTCGTCGAAccccgcggagaagaaagaccgCCAATGCTCGAAAGAGACGAC GGTGACACGATGGATCCGGCGGATGTTGCAAGAGTGGGAAGCCGAACTGAAACTCAG GCcggacgagaagaagagcagcGCCGAAGGCACGCTGATGACgagcctgcagcgccagacGCGGAAAGACTTGAAACCGCTTATAAGAAAGCTGAAACAGAAAGA GCTCGATAAGGACGTCCTCGACAAGCTGTTTACGATGGTGCAGTgctgcgaggagaggaagtaCAGAAGTGCTCATGACAC GTACATGCTTCTTGCCATTGGCAATGCCGCGTGGCCTGTCGGAGTTACGATGGTCGGCATTCACGAGCGCGTTGGCCGCTCGAAGCTGTTTTCCTCGCAGGTGGCTCACATTCTGAACGACGAGACGACTCGAAAGTACATCCAGATGTTCAAGCGTCTCATGTCTTTCTGCCAACGGCGCTACCCCGCGGATCCGTCGCAAACGATCTCGCTCAGCACTATTCACATATGA